One segment of Nomia melanderi isolate GNS246 chromosome 10, iyNomMela1, whole genome shotgun sequence DNA contains the following:
- the LOC116428727 gene encoding uncharacterized protein LOC116428727 has product MKQFHKKLKLQPIPRVPPKERFVDLLLVETDPNNGELITNGEKDPTKWGDWQHGGRIYIIV; this is encoded by the exons ATGAAACAGTTTCATAAAAAACTGAAACTGCAACCTATACCAA ggGTGCCTCCAAAAGAACGTTTTGTAGATTTGTTATTAGTAGAAACCGATCCAAATAATGGAGAATTAATAACAAACGGTGAAAAAGATCCAACGAAATGGGGAGACTGGCAACATGGTGGACGG ATCTATATTATAGTATGA